The following are encoded together in the Cololabis saira isolate AMF1-May2022 chromosome 5, fColSai1.1, whole genome shotgun sequence genome:
- the tsg101a gene encoding tumor susceptibility 101a translates to MAVVNESGLKKMLKQYKYKDLTVREITNVISQYKDLKPVMDAYVFNDGSTRDLMSLTGTVPVSYRGNVYNIPVCLWLLDTYPYNPPICFVKPTSAMMIKTGKHIDANGKIYLPYLHEWKHPQSDLYGLIQVMIVVFGEEPPVFSRPTTQPPYQAFQAAGPPNSSYMPGMPAVSPYASNPNPGGYPVYQYPGGNSYPATAGPAHYPAQTPVSTVGPSRDGTIGEDTIRASLISAVSDKLRWRMKEEMDRAQAELDALKRTEEDLKKGHQKLEEMVSRLDQEVAEVDRNIELLKRKDEELSEALEKMENQSENNDIDDVIVPTAPLYKQILNLYAEENAIEDTIFYLGEALRRGVIDLEVFLKHVRLLSRKQFQLRALMQKARKTAGLSDLY, encoded by the exons ATGGCAGTTGTCAATGAAAGTGGTTTAAAGAAGATGCTGAAG caatacaaatataaagacCTGACTGTTCGTGAGATAACCAATGTCATCTCCCAGTACAAGGACTTGAAACCAGTTATGGATGCTTACG TGTTTAATGATGGCTCTACAAGAGACCTGATGAGCTTGACGGGGACGGTACCTGTGAGCTACAGAG gcaacgtcTACAACATTCCAGTGTGTTTGTGGTTGCTGGACACCTATCCCTACAACCCTCCCATATGTTTTGTCAAACCTACCAGTGCCATGATGATCAAGACTGGTAAACACATCGATGCCAATGGCAAAATCTATCTCCCTTATCTACACGAGTGGAAGCAT CCTCAGTCAGACCTGTACGGTCTAATTCAGGTGATGATTGTCGTATTTGGAGAGGAGCCCCCAGTGTTTTCCCGCCCCACCACACAACCCCCCTACCAAGCCTTTCAAGCTGCTGGACCCCCCAATT CTTCCTACATGCCTGGCATGCCGGCGGTCTCGCCTTATGCCTCAAATCCTAACCCTGG GGGCTACCCGGTTTATCAGTACCCTGGTGGAAACTCTTATCCAGCCACTGCTGGACCTGCACACTATCCCGCCCAGACTCCAGTCTCCACAGTGG GTCCAAGCAGAGATGGCACCATTGGTGAGGACACAATCCGTGCATCTCTGATTTCAGCTGTGAGTGACAAACTTCGCTGGAGGATGAAGGAGGAGATGGACAGAGCTCAAGCAGAGTTGGATGCCCTGAAGCGAACAGAGGAGGACCTGAAGAAAGGACATCAGAAACTGGAGGAAATGGTCTCAAGACTTGACCAGGAAGTG GCTGAAGTGGACAGGAACATTGAGCTGCTGAAAAGAAAGGACGAGGAGCTAAGCGAAGCCTTGGAGAAAATGGAGAACCAGTCGGAGAACAACGACATTGATGATGTCATCGTACCCACAGCTCCACTGTACAAACAGATCTTGAACCTGTATGCTGAAGAGAATGCGATCGAAGACACAATCTTCTACCTGGGAGAAGCTCTCCGCAGAGGTGTCATCGACCTGGAGGTTTTTCTCAAG CATGTACGCCTTCTGTCCAGAAAACAGTTCCAGCTTCGTGCTCTCATGCAGAAAGCTCGCAAGACTGCAGGGCTTAGTGACCTGTACTGA
- the zgc:123278 gene encoding tumor susceptibility gene 101 protein yields the protein MSFREKTIKKMLPKAYLRKYVAHEIYVALTFFKNLVPVMDRYVYNDGTTKDLMSLTGTIPVMISDANYNIPICIWFEESYPQDAPICYVKPTSEMVVVTGTYVSNNGEILLPYLQDWKNGECDLVSLLQVMVAVFGESPPVAKRPYPEHEQASCWLQCREADENSYLSLTREDGQSFQQQNESNC from the exons atgtcatttcgTGAGAAAACGATAAAGAAAATGCTTCCTAAG GCATACCTTCGCAAATATGTAGCTCATGAAATATATGTTGCACTCACCTTCTTCAAAAACCTTGTGCCTGTGATGGATAGATATG TTTACAATGATGGAACCACAAAGGACTTGATGAGTCTTACCGGAACTATACCTGTCATGATTTCAG ATGCGAACTACAACATACCCATATGCATATGGTTTGAGGAAAGCTACCCTCAAGATGCTCCCATCTGTTATGTAAAACCCACATCTGAGATGGTGGTCGTGACAGGAACGTATGTGTCCAACAATGGTGAAATCCTGCTGCCGTACCTGCAAGATTGGAAAAAT GGTGAGTGTGACCTCGTGAGTCTGCTGCAGGTGATGGTTGCTGTGTTCGGAGAGTCCCCTCCCGTGGCCAAGCGGCCTTATCCAGAGCATGAACAAGCATCAT GCTGGCTGCAATGCAGAGAGGCAGATGAGAATTCATATCTGTCTTTAACCAGAGAAGATGGTCAATCTTTCCAACAACAAAATGAATCTAATTGTTAG
- the hrasa gene encoding HRas proto-oncogene, GTPase a: protein MTEYKLVVVGAGGVGKSALTIQLIQNHFVDEYDPTIEDSYRKQVVIDGETCLLDILDTAGQEEYSAMRDQYMRTGEGFLCVFAINNTKSFEDIHQYREQIKRVKDSDDVPMVLVGNKCDLPTRSVDTKQAQDLARSYGIPYIETSAKTRQGVEDAFYTLVREIRQHKLRKLNPPDESGQDCMSCRCVVS from the exons ATGACGGAGTACAAGCTGGTGGTAGTGGGCGCTGGAGGTGTGGGCAAGAGCGCACTAACCATCCAGCTCATCCAGAACCACTTTGTGGATGAATATGACCCAACTATAGAG gATTCATACCGGAAACAAGTGGTGATTGATGGGGAGACTTGCCTGCTGGATATCCTGGACACTGCAGGTCAGGAGGAGTACAGCGCCATGAGGGATCAGTACATGAGAACAGGGGAGGGCTTCCTCTGCGTCTTTGCCATCAACAACACCAAGTCCTTTGAGGACATTCACCAGTACAG AGAGCAGATTAAACGAGTAAAGGATTCCGATGACGTACCCATGGTGCTTGTGGGAAATAAGTGTGACTTACCAACACGTTCGGTGGACACAAAGCAAGCCCAGGACCTCGCTCGCTCCTACGGAATTCCTTACATTGAAACCTCTGCCAAAACGCGACAG GGAGTGGAGGATGCTTTCTACACGCTGGTGCGGGAGATAAGACAGCATAAGCTGAGGAAGCTGAACCCACCTGATGAGAGTGGTCAAGACTGTATGAGCTGTCGATGTGTGGTGTCTTGA